TCAAAAAATAAGTATTTAAATTTTCATTAAGTACCTTAAATATCCAATTCTATATAAATAAGTTTATTTCTTATGTTTTGCTTTAAAATTTTGGAATTAACTTCGGATATATCCGAACCGAACAAATATAACCTGAATTGGAACAATATATGGTTACTTTATGGATTTTATGATGTGATACAAATTAGAAGCAAAACCAGTGTGTTATATCCAAACCCGATCCGTACTTATAAATTTACCAGAATGAGACATAGGATGTGATATAAGTTTGAACCGAAATTTCAAATACCCAACGGGCACATGAAGGCCCGACCCGAGCCTAACATAAAGTATGTTTTATGTTTTGTTCAGTTAGTTTTTATTTGATAAATATTGTTTATGTTTGTTGGAACAACCCGTAAAATTATGCTCATAAAAAAATATCAATAATAACATGTTCCACCATATCATTAAATATTATAACTATTATTATTTATTTTATCATATATATATATATATATATATATATATCTAATTTTAATACTCTATCTATAAGAATTATATTATTATGTATTTGGTCTGAGTTTTAAATAATTTGTTTTTTGCATTTGAATTAAAGTACAGCCTGAGACGGATCGGGTATCTGGGAAATTTTAAGGTATACGGATCCGGATCCTTATCCGGCGGATCTATAATTTTACTATCCTTATCCGGATCCGGGGTTCTCGGATATCCGGGTGTCGGATATCTCCTAAAAATTGTAATATCCGGCGGATATCCGGATCCGGATTTGGATCCTTAAAATAAATAAAAAATAATATTAATATATATATAAAATATTAACAATAATTTAAAAAATATATATAATGTCTTTAATTATTTCTATGTATAATATTACAAAATTTACATAAAATTTATATATATTATTATAAAAATGAAAATATATTAAATAAAATTAATTTTTATATATATAGATATTACTATTTTTGAAATATTTATTAATAAAACTTACGGATCCGTATATCCGGATTTAAAAATTAAGATATCCGGATCCGGATCCGGCTTTGACGGATCCAACATTTTACTATCCGGATCCGGATTCGGCCTCTCTGGATATCTGGATTTTCGGATCGGATACGGATCGAATCCGGATCTCGGATAAAAGTCTCAGGCCTAGTTGTATGTATGAGTTAGTAGGCATATATAATTCTTTTTATATTAATAAATAAAATATAATTGATTATTTGCTTAAAAGTAGTGTTAATATAAATTGAATTCGTTATTTAAAAACAATAGATTAGTTATTTTGTTCCTTAATTTAGGTTAGGGTATACATATATTTAATAATAATTAAATTAGATATAAGTAAAAATAATAGTAAAGCTAGTTAAATGTAATTGTCCAACCTAGATTATTTGTAAGTAGATAAAAAAATAGAACCCTAAATTAATAGATTAGATTCTAAATAAATAGAACTTATAGTATTGCTTTGATTATGTAAATATTTTTTTTTTTAACTTTCATTATCGAGACTTTTATATCTTGAAAAAGTGAAAGTATCTTACTAACATAGTATAGATAAATAATTTGTAAAGATGTTTCGTGATATTATATTCCTTTATGATATAAATACAGTTTAGTGTATATAAATATTTTTAAACATATTAATCATTCTCTGTAATATAAGATCATTAGTATATATAGTATATCAATAAAGTTTAGAAAATAGCTCTCGATCTTGCATATCCCTAGATACATAAGTGCAGTTTTGTGAATATAAATATATTTTATACATATATCAATTGTAGTTACCACATTTAATTAGTATACTAATAAATTTCAGCATATATAAAGTAGTTACTAACAAAAATATTGGAAATAAAAATAGGTACAAAAGTTAAGGGATGTTACATTTATTTTTAGTGAGATGTGAATAGGTCCAAAAGTTAATGACAACATTTTTAAGTAGATAAAATTTAGGACTCTGTTTTAATAGATTAGATGATTTAAAATAAAAAATGCCCGGAAACAACAGTAAAATCTACAAACATCGAACTGATGTTAAGATCTTTGCATATGGATCCCTAGCGATTTATCAAGACGGGGTTTAATGTATTAAATTGACTTAAACACAATAATGATATTATTGTTTGAAAGATAAACCACAAATACCATCCAGTCTTCTGATTCACCAAGTTATTATTTGTAATTTTGGGCTCACGTTAAGCACACTCCGGGTCCTTACAAACGGTTTTGGGCCTTATGCATGAGAAAATTCTATAGTATTTACTTTTGGTCCAGACCCATAACAAAGCCGCGTTCAAACTATGCAACTTATAACATGCCAGGCTCAAACGGGTAGTATCCCTCCATCACTACCATACTTACCTGTGAGTTTTTAAAGAGAATGAAGAATATCTACGTGGAGAGCCTTGTTTCGTAGCCAAGAAGGGACAAGAGTCAAGACACTAGACGATACAGACAATTTCCTCACCAAGCAACAGAACGACTCGACTTCACATTCAATTTTAATAAGAAAACAATCATGCAGGGAGTGCGAAGCTGGGTTGCTTCCACTGTGGCGGATCCATCACAAGGCATGGATCTGATTTCTCAAAGTCAGCAACCTGTAAACATATCAATCATATAAACATAACTTGGGCAGGCAAGAAGAAGACATATTTTTAATAATCACCTTATTCCCACACTGAGGGCAATGATGCTGCTTATTCCAGAGGCAATCCATTGAAGGGCAGAGAAAGCAGAACCCAAGCATAAATGGCATCATGCAAGCAACAACAGCAGCTACACCTGGTTTTGATCTGTTCCCAGATCACAAACAGAGACAAAGAGAAATGCGAATAAAACCACAATCCCATGCTCTAAAAACACTTTCTATCTACAGACATCTGAAAAATGAAGCCTCTAGACACGAATGCTTAGACTTCATTAACCTCAAAAGCTGCTTATAACGCAAATTTGTGATCCATTTCACTTTATAATGAGACCCTGAACTAAATAACTCGAGAGTTTGTTTGTTCATATACAAAGCAAGCGTACATTCATCAAGCAAGACACGTTATATCGTTTTTTTTTTTTTTTTTGGATCAACGAAACGTTTTATCGTTCAGAAACGTTATATAGCTAACAAAAGTTCGAGAATCTCCTACTCAACAGAGGCGATGAACATCTCTTCTGTAGATTCATTTCAGCATCAAACGGCAGATCCAAAGTACACGATCAATTGAAAACGGATCGTAAGCAATATCGAATTGCAGATTCACATAGATGATCAATAATCGAGTTGTAGAGCGATTACAAAACCCTGAGCTCTGGAATCGTATGCGAGGAGGAGTTACCTGATACTGGTGAGGCCAGTGTTGCCGCAATAGAGGCAATTGAAAGGAGCGGGAGTGTCCCGATAAATCGTCTGCTGGATCGGAGCACCCAACGGATCTCCGTAGATTGCGTTCGGCGGCACGATTCCCGCTTGATACGGGTTGTGCCCCGCGTAGTACGGAACTCCGATCACCGGTTCTCCCTCCTTCGACATCCTTATCTGCACGACGTACAGTCAACGATTGAGACGAAGCAAGCTGATTCCAAGAAAATCGATTTTTCCAGCGAAATTGCGACGAGGAAGGAAGAAGATCTTACGATTAATGGGCCTTCTTATTAAGAATTTAAAACCCAAATCGGGCCCAATAGGCCTAATAATCGAACTTTTCGTACATTGCGTGTCCCATACTTGAACAAAATGTCCCTTCTAGGCTTTTTCCTACCTACTTAAGTCAGTCCTTGTCGCCGACACGTCAACCTTTCTAGTATGTTTCTGTAATCCTTGTTTTTGATATTCTTATTGGTTAAAAATAAGTCTATCTAGATTCAAGCCTAGAAAGTACGACTCTTCATCCCAAAGGCAACAGACCCCAAACCGCGTTTAATATTCGTGTTACCCACTTATATATATTAATTCTCAAAGTCAAATCGCAAACCACAAACACACATCTCAACATTCTCGAATCATCCGCCAAAACTACAAGATAATTTTCAGCTATGACAGGATCCCAAGAAGAGACTCACAAGCCTCAGATCGTTGATCAAGAACATCCCAAAACACTAGAAACAGAGGATCCACGACAAGAACAGCCTTCTTCGTCGTCTCCGGATAAGAAGAAATGGGGTACTCACGTGATGGGCGCTCCGGCTGAACCGGTGGCTCATCCTGATAACCAGCAGGCAGCGGCTTGGGTCGCTGGTGATAACCGGCAGATGCCGTACCAACCTTACATCGTCTACTCTCCTGTAGAGCATCCTCCGTCTAACAACCCTCTCGAGCCCGTCATCGGAATGTTCCATACTTGGAGCAGGAAGGCTGAAACCGTAGCTCGCAACATCTGGCACAATCGTAAGTCTCCTTCTAGATCATTTTTTGTTTTAGTTCTATTAAT
This genomic interval from Brassica oleracea var. oleracea cultivar TO1000 chromosome C2, BOL, whole genome shotgun sequence contains the following:
- the LOC106324884 gene encoding uncharacterized protein LOC106324884 — its product is MSKEGEPVIGVPYYAGHNPYQAGIVPPNAIYGDPLGAPIQQTIYRDTPAPFNCLYCGNTGLTSIRSKPGVAAVVACMMPFMLGFCFLCPSMDCLWNKQHHCPQCGNKVADFEKSDPCLVMDPPQWKQPSFALPA